In Mycolicibacterium nivoides, the DNA window GAGGCTCTGTCTGCGCTGAGCGCCGGGGTCAAAGAGGTCCGTGCCGTGATCGATGTGGCCCGGCGCGCGGCCGTCCACGGCGAACAGACCGTGCTGTTCATCGACGAGGTGCACCGCTTCTCCAAGACCCAGCAGGACGCCCTGCTGGCCGCCGTGGAGAACCGGGTCGTGCTGTTGGTGGCGGCCACCACGGAGAACCCGTCGTTCTCGGTGGTCGCGCCGCTGTTGTCGCGGTCACTGATCCTGCAGTTGCAGCCGCTGACCCCGCAGGACGTCGAGATCGTGCTACGTCGCGCGATCACCGACCCGCGGGGTCTGGGTGGTGCGGTCGAGGTCACCGACGAGGCCGTCGATCTCCTGGTGCAGCTCTCCGCCGGCGATGCGCGGCGGGCGCTGACCGCGCTGGAGGTTGCTGCCGAACCCGGCGAACAGGTCACCGTCGAAATCATCGAGCAGTCGCTGGACAAGGCGGCCGTGCGGTACGACCGCGACGGCGATCAGCATTACGACGTCGTCAGTGCCTTCATCAAGTCGGTCCGCGGATCCGATGTCGACGCGGCCTTGCACTACCTGGCCAGGATGCTGGTGGCGGGGGAGGACCCTCGCTTCGTGGCGCGCCGGTTGATGATCCTGGCCAGCGAGGACATCGGGATGGCCGACCCGACCGCTTTGCAGACCGCCGTCGCCGCGGCGCAGACCGTGCAGCTGATCGGGATGCCCGAGGCGCAGCTGACGCTGGCGCATGCGACGGTGCATCTGGCCACCGCGCCCAAGTCCAACGCGGTGACCACGGCGCTGGGTGCGGCGATGAACGACATCCGGGCCGGAAAGGCCGGGTTGGTGCCCCCGCATCTGCGGGACGGTCACTACTCGGGAGCGCAGAAACTCGGCAACGCCGTGGGATACAAGTATGCCCACGATCATCCCGATGGTGTTGTGCCACAACAGTATCCACCGGACGACCTGGTGGGAGTGGACTACTACCAGCCGACCGGGCGCGGTTTCGAACGCGAGCTGGTCACCCGGCTGGACAAGCTGCGGGCCATCATCCGCCGCAGGCGCTGATACCGCTGGGACGCGCGAAAACCACGGTCCCGGTTGAAAATTCAACCGGGACCGTGGCGCGGGGGTAGGTGGTCAGCGCAGCAGGCCGGACCGTCGGGTTCCCAGGATGCCGGTCCTTCTGCGCCCCATCAGGGCGGATATCAGGGCCACCCCGAGCGCGGCCACGACGACCTGGACGAGCAGCTCGAGCCAGTCGACGCCGCTGGTCGCCGTCGGGATGCCCATGGCGCGTGCGAGTGCGGTACCGATGAACGCGGAGACGATACCGACGAGGATCGTCACCAGAATGCCGATGGGTTGTCTGCCGGGAACGATCAAGCGGCCGATCACGCCGACGGCAATGCCGATCAGAATTGCGCTGATGATGCCGGTGATGGTCATGGTCTCCTCCGTGGCTGGTTTGGGCTGACCATCAAGTACCCAGCGCCGTCACGATGCAAACGGTGCCGTCAATTCACTTCGTCCCTCTTCGTCGGCGGGTCAGGCCATCTCGGGCACTCGCAGGTGGGCCAGCACGAGTTCGAACTCTCCGACGTCGATTTGATCGGCACTCAGGTCGCGTAGCCGGGCGGTGCGCAACGCCCGCGCCTGATCGCGGTTGCGGTCCATCGCCTCGGCGCTGTCGAAGGTGGCCGAGGACACCGCTCTGCCGGACCCGCGGTCGAGCATGAGGCTCGCGCTGCAGAAGCCCTCGAGGTCTTCCATCGCGGGCAACACCGAGGTGCGGTAGAACTCCACGGCCCGGTCGAACAGCTCGGGGCGGGTTCGCAGCCACGTCGCCCTTACGCAGGCGCCGGGTCCGGAGTACTGCTCGCGGTGAACCATCGCGATCTCCCATTCGTCGACGGTGGCGGTGCCTTCGAACGCCTCCACCACGCGATGGCGCATCGGCGCTACCGCGTCGGCACTGGCAAGCATTGCCTCTTCAGACCGCCAGGCCGTGGTGAGGACACACTCGCCCGATTCCCGGTTCACCATCAGGGACAGGCCTACACAACCGTCGATGGTGTCGATGGCGGGCATGACCTCGTCGCGGACATGGGCGATACCGGCGTTGACGGCCCGGGTGCGCGCCGCAATCGTGGTTGAACGTGCGAACACGGTCCACCCCTTCCTGCCAGGGCGGCGCCCCGGTGGCGCCACCGGTTCCACTCCCAACCATCCTCCGGTGTGTCGCAGGTGGCAATGGTGTGGCGCCAGGCTCGTAGGCTGGGCCGATGGACACCGACGTGATCGACGTGGACACCTCACGGCGCCGCATCGTCGATCTCACCGACTCGGTACGCAGGTTCTGCGGCGCGCACCGCGATGGCCTGTGCAACGTGTTCGTCCCGCACGCGACGGCCGGCGTGGCCATCATCGAGACCGGCGCCGGCTCCGACGACGACCTGCTCGATACCCTGGAACGGTTGTTGCCGCGTGACGACCGCTACCGGCACAGCCACGGATCGTTCGGCCATGGCGCAGATCACGTGCTGCCCGCCCTGGTGTCGCCGTCGGTCACCCTGCCGGTCCAGGCGGGCCGGCCGTTGCTGGGAACCTGGCAGAGTGTGGTGCTGGTCGATCTGAACCGCGACAACCCGCAGCGTTCGGTGCGGCTGAGCTTTCTGGGGGCGTGAGGCTTGTCGCCCTTTTCGGGGTGAACGCGCAGAACGGTAATGTAAAGCGGTCGAACTGATGGTTGCCTGCGCAACCCCAGCCACCCACGAACACGAGGACACGAGCAACGTGCAGACACACGAGATCAGGAAGCGCTTCCTCGATCATTTCGTGAAGGCGGGCCACACCGAGGTGCCCAGCGCCTCGGTGATCCTCGACGACCCCAACCTGCTGTTTGTCAACGCCGGCATGGTGCAGTTCGTGCCTTACTTCCTCGGTGCCCGCACGCCACCGTGGGACCGCGCCACCAGCGTGCAGAAGTGCATCCGCACGCCTGACATCGACGAGGTGGGCATCACCACCCGGCACAACACCTTCTTCCAGATGGCCGGCAACTTCTCGTTCGGCGACTACTTCAAGAAGGGCGCCATCGAGCTGGCCTGGACCCTGCTGACCAACCCGGTCAGCGAGGGCGGCTACGGATTCGACCCGGAAAGGCTGTGGGCAACGGTCTATCTGGACGACGACGAGGCGATCGAGCTGTGGCAGGAAGTCGCCGGGCTGCCGCTCGAGCGCATCCAGCGCCGCGGCATGGCCGACAACTACTGGTCGATGGGCATCCCCGGGCCGTGCGGGCCGTGTTCGGAGATCTACTACGACCGCGGCCCCGAATACGGGATCGAGGGCGGGCCCGAGGCCAACGAGGACCGCTACATCGAGATTTGGAATCTCGTGTTCATGCAGAACGAGCGCGGTGAGGGCACCTCGAAGGACGACTTCGAGATCCTCGGCCCGCTGCCGCGCAAGAATATCGACACCGGGATGGGCGTCGAACGCATCGCCTGCCTGTTGCAGGACGTGGACAACGTCTACGAGACCGACCTGGTGCGTCCGGTGATCGATCTGGTCGCCGGGATCGCCCCGCGCGGATACGGCGCAGGCAACCACGAGGACGACGTCCGCTACCGCATCATCGGCGACCACAGCCGCACCGCGGCCATCATCATCGGCGACGGGGTCAGCCCCGGCAACGAGGGCCGCGGCTACGTGCTGCGGCGCCTGCTGCGCCGCATCATCCGCGCGGCCAAACTGCTCGGTGTCGAGGAGCCCATCATGGGCCGGCTGATGTCCACGGTGCGCGATGAGATGGGCCCGTCGTACCCGGAGCTCGTGACCGATTTCGAACGCATCAACCGGATCGCCGTCGCCGAGGAGACCGCGTTCAACCGGACCCTGGTCGCCGGCTCGAGGCTGTTCGACGACGCCGCCGCGGCGACCAAGAAATCCGGTGCTTCCGTGCTTTCCGGCAGTGACGCGTTCACCCTGCACGACACCTACGGCTTCCCGATCGACCTCACGCTGGAGATGGCGGCCGAGGCCGGCCTCGCGGTCGACGAGCAGGGCTTCCGAACGCTGATGGCCGAGCAGCGCCAGCGCGCCAAGGCTGATGCCGCCGCGCGCAAGCAGGCTCACACCGATCTGTCGGCGTACCGCGAGCTGGTCGACGCCGGGCCCACCGAGTTCACCGGCTTCGACGAATTGTCCACTGAAGCAAGGATTCTCGGCATCTTCGTGGACGGCAAGCGGGTGCCCGTGGTGACCCACGAAGGCCTGGACGCCGATCGCGTGGAGCTGATCCTGGACCGCACCCCGTTCTACGCCGAGTCCGGTGGCCAGATCGCCGACGAGGGAACGATTTCCGGTACGGGTGCCTCAGTCGCCGCCAAGGCCGCTGTGACCGATGTACAGAAGATCGCCAAAACCCTGTGGGCACACCGGATCAACGTCGAGTCCGGAGAGTTCGTCGAGGGCGACACCGTCACGGCCGCGGTGGATCCCAAGTGGCGCCACGGCGCCACCCAGGGCCACTCGGGCACCCACATGGTGCACGCCGCGTTGCGACAGGTACTGGGCCCCACCGCGGTTCAGGCCGGTTCGCTGAACCGTCCCGGTTACCTGCGGTTCGATTTCAACTGGCAGGGCGCGCTCACCGACGACCAGCGCACCCAGATCGAAGAGGTCACAAACGAGGCCGTCGAGGCCGACTATCAGGTGAACACCTTCGTCACCGCCCTGGACAAGGCCAAGGCAATGGGTGCGATGGCGATGTTCGGCGAGAACTACCCCGACCAGGTGCGGGTGGTCGATATCGGCGGGCCGTTCTCGCTGGAACTCTGCGGTGGCACCCACGTGCGCAACTCGGCCCAGATCGGCCCGGTGACCATCCTCGGGGAGTCCTCGGTCGGATCCGGCATCCGCCGCGTGGAGGCCTACGTCGGCCTCGAGTCCTTCCGCCACCTGGCCAAGGAACGCGCCCTCATGGCAGGCCTGGCCTCCTCGCTCAAGGTCCCCTCCGAAGAGGTGCCCGCCCGGGTGGCCAACCTGGTCGAGCGTCTCAAGGCCGCCGAGAAGGAACTGGACAAGGCCCGCCTGGCCAACGCCCGGGCCGCGGCAGCCAACGCGGCCGCCGGAGCCGAGACCATCGGCAAAGTCCGGGTCGTCGCCCAGCGGATGGCCGGCGGCATGTCGGGCGGTGATCTGCGCACCCTGGTCGGCGACATCAAGGGCAAGCTCGGCAGCGACCCGGCGGTGATCGCGCTGATCGCCGAGGGCGAGGACGACGCGGTGCCCTTCGTGGTCGCGGTCAACCCGGCCGCCCAGGATCTGGGGCTGCGCGCCAATGAACTGGTCAAACCGTTCAGCGCTGCAGTCAACGGCCGCGGTGGCGGCAAAGTGGACATGGCACAAGGTTCCGGTAAGGGGGCGGCGGGTATCGACGCGGCATTGGCCGCGCTGCGCGCCGAGATCGGCCGGGGCTAGCTTCGTGTCCGACACGGTCGACGACCGGCTACCGGACCGCCCAGGGGACGACGACCCCGGACGTGGGCGGCGCATCGGCATCGACGTCGGAACCGTGCGGATAGGCGTGGCAAGTTGCGATCCCGACGGGATCTTGGCCACTCCGGTCGAGACCGTTCAGCGGGACAAGCGGGACCGGTCGGGCAGACACCTGCGCAGACTGGTGACGCTGATCGGCGAGTATGAGGCCGTCGAGGTCGTCGTCGGGCTGCCGCGCACGCTCGCCGATCGGGCCGGCAGCTCTGCCCTCGACGCCATCGAACTGGCCGATCTGCTGGCTCGCCGAATCGCCCCGATACCGGTGCGACTGGCCGACGAGCGGCTCACTACTGTTTCGGCTCAGCGGTCGTTGCGTGAAGCGGGAGTCCGGGCAAAGGGACAGAAGGCGATGATCGACCAGGCCGCCGCGGTTGGCATTCTGCAGAGCTGGCTGGATCAGCGGCGCGCGGCTCTGGCTGCGCGCGGAGAGGGCATGGATGGCTGAGAAGTGGGGTGCCGACAAAGCGAAGCCCGAGGTGGTCGGACCACCGCGGCGCGGGCTGAGCAAGGCCGAGCGGGCCCGCAAAGCCCGCAACGACCGGAAGCGACGTGTCACCAGGGGCTTCTCCATCGCAGCGCTCATCGTGGTCTTGATCGGCGCGGTGTTCCTCGGTTCCAGGCTGTGGCACGGCATGTCGGGCTCCTCCGGCGACTACGCGGGTGACGGTGTCGCCGATGTCGTCATCCAGGTGCATGACGGCGATTCCACGACGGCCATCGCCAAGACGCTGCAGGAAAAGAAGGTGGTCGCAACGGTCAAGGCCTTCGTCGACGCGGCCCACAAGAACGAGGCGATCTCGGCGATCCAGCCCGGCTTCTACAAGGTGCGCACCGAGATCCCGGCAGCCAACGCCGTTGAGCGACTGGCAGATCCGGACAGCCGGGTGGGCAAGCTGACAATCCCGGAGGGACGTCAGCTCGACGACACCGCCGACGTCAAGACCAAGGCCGTCACCGAAGGCATCTTCACGCTGATCTCTCAGGCCTCGTGCGTCGAACTTGACGGCGAGAAGCGTTGCGTACCGGTCGATGAGCTCCGTACGGCTGCGCAAACCGCACCCGCTGCCGCGTTGGCGGTACCCGACTGGGCCGCGGCTCCGGTCGCGGCGATGCCCAACGATCACCGACGGCTGGAGGGGCTGATCGCGCCCGGTACCTGGAATGTGGACCCGGCGGGAACGGCGCAGGACATCCTGTCCACCCTGGTCGCCGGCAGCGCCACCCTCTACACCCAGAGCGGTCTGCTCGACACCGCGGCAGCGATGCAGATGTCGCCCTATCAGATCCTCACCGTCGGATCCCTCGTGCAACGCGAAGCCAAGCCCCAGGACTTCTCCAAGGTGGCGCGGGTGATCTACAACCGGCTCGCCGAACACCGCAAGCTGGAGTTCGACTCGACCGTGAACTATCCGCTGGACCGCCAGGAAGTGGCGACCACCGATGACGACCGGGCCAAGGTCACCCCGTGGAATACCTATATGAGCCAAGGGCTTCCGCAGACGCCGATCTGCTCGCCCGGCACGGATGCGCTGGCCGCGGCCGAGCGTCCGGCCGAGGGGGACTGGCTGTACTTCGTGACCATCGACCTGCAGGGCACCACGCTGTTCACGCGCGACTACGACCAGCACCTGGCCAACATCGAACTGGCCCAGCACAACGGTGTCCTCGACAGTGCCAGATAGGCGGCTCGCCGCCGTGCAAGGTAGGCCGGATACCGGCCGCAAGGCCGCCGTTCTGGGCTCGCCCATCACGCATTCGCGCTCGCCGCAGCTGCACCTGGCCGCCTACCGGGCGCTGGGCCTACCGTCGTGGACCTACGACCGCATCGAGTGCACGGCCGAACAGCTGCCCGGCCTCGTCAGCTCTCTGGGCCCGGAATGGGTCGGTCTGTCGGTCACCATGCCGGGCAAGTTCGCCGCACTGGAGTTCGCCGATCAGCGCACCGAACGCGCTGAGCTGGTGGGCTCGGCGAACACCCTGCTACGGCTGCCCACGGGTGGCTGGCGTGCCGACAACACCGATGTCGACGGGGTGGTCGGAGCGCTCGGCACGGCCGGTGACTCGGCACTGGTGATCGGATCCGGCGGCACCGCCCCGGCAGCCGTCGTGGCCCTGGCCGAACTCGGCGTACAGCGGATCACCATCGTGGCGCGCGACGAGGGCAAGGCATCGCGGTTGGTGGAGTTGGCCGGCCGGTGCGGCGCGCAGGGCAGCTGGTGCGACATCGGCGGCTCGGCGCTGACCGACGCGGTGGCCACCGCCGATGCGGCCGTCAGCACGATCCCGGCCGACGCGGCCGCCGCGTACGCGGGCACGCTGGCCGGGGTGCCGCGCGTGCTCGACGCCATCTACGACCCGTGGCCGACGCCGCTGGCCCAGGCCGTCGAGGAAGCGGGCGGTGAGGCGATCAACGGGCTGCAGATGCTGCTGAACCAGGCCTTCGCCCAGGTGGAGCAGTTCACCGGGATGCCCGCTCCCAAAGAGGCGATGCGCGCCGCACTGGACTGAGCCTTCACGGGGCGAACGTGCCCCGGTGGTAGGAGCTGTAGAGGTATTCCTTGGATCCGACCAGACGCGCCAGCGGGGACTGGACCG includes these proteins:
- a CDS encoding replication-associated recombination protein A, with product MSDGLFDVPGDPGPGDPGALAAPGSAPLAVRMRPAGLDEVVGQTHLLQAGSPLRRLVEGSGAASVILYGPPGTGKTTLASLISQATGRRFEALSALSAGVKEVRAVIDVARRAAVHGEQTVLFIDEVHRFSKTQQDALLAAVENRVVLLVAATTENPSFSVVAPLLSRSLILQLQPLTPQDVEIVLRRAITDPRGLGGAVEVTDEAVDLLVQLSAGDARRALTALEVAAEPGEQVTVEIIEQSLDKAAVRYDRDGDQHYDVVSAFIKSVRGSDVDAALHYLARMLVAGEDPRFVARRLMILASEDIGMADPTALQTAVAAAQTVQLIGMPEAQLTLAHATVHLATAPKSNAVTTALGAAMNDIRAGKAGLVPPHLRDGHYSGAQKLGNAVGYKYAHDHPDGVVPQQYPPDDLVGVDYYQPTGRGFERELVTRLDKLRAIIRRRR
- a CDS encoding GlsB/YeaQ/YmgE family stress response membrane protein; the encoded protein is MTITGIISAILIGIAVGVIGRLIVPGRQPIGILVTILVGIVSAFIGTALARAMGIPTATSGVDWLELLVQVVVAALGVALISALMGRRRTGILGTRRSGLLR
- a CDS encoding antibiotic biosynthesis monooxygenase, which produces MFARSTTIAARTRAVNAGIAHVRDEVMPAIDTIDGCVGLSLMVNRESGECVLTTAWRSEEAMLASADAVAPMRHRVVEAFEGTATVDEWEIAMVHREQYSGPGACVRATWLRTRPELFDRAVEFYRTSVLPAMEDLEGFCSASLMLDRGSGRAVSSATFDSAEAMDRNRDQARALRTARLRDLSADQIDVGEFELVLAHLRVPEMA
- a CDS encoding secondary thiamine-phosphate synthase enzyme YjbQ codes for the protein MDTDVIDVDTSRRRIVDLTDSVRRFCGAHRDGLCNVFVPHATAGVAIIETGAGSDDDLLDTLERLLPRDDRYRHSHGSFGHGADHVLPALVSPSVTLPVQAGRPLLGTWQSVVLVDLNRDNPQRSVRLSFLGA
- the alaS gene encoding alanine--tRNA ligase codes for the protein MQTHEIRKRFLDHFVKAGHTEVPSASVILDDPNLLFVNAGMVQFVPYFLGARTPPWDRATSVQKCIRTPDIDEVGITTRHNTFFQMAGNFSFGDYFKKGAIELAWTLLTNPVSEGGYGFDPERLWATVYLDDDEAIELWQEVAGLPLERIQRRGMADNYWSMGIPGPCGPCSEIYYDRGPEYGIEGGPEANEDRYIEIWNLVFMQNERGEGTSKDDFEILGPLPRKNIDTGMGVERIACLLQDVDNVYETDLVRPVIDLVAGIAPRGYGAGNHEDDVRYRIIGDHSRTAAIIIGDGVSPGNEGRGYVLRRLLRRIIRAAKLLGVEEPIMGRLMSTVRDEMGPSYPELVTDFERINRIAVAEETAFNRTLVAGSRLFDDAAAATKKSGASVLSGSDAFTLHDTYGFPIDLTLEMAAEAGLAVDEQGFRTLMAEQRQRAKADAAARKQAHTDLSAYRELVDAGPTEFTGFDELSTEARILGIFVDGKRVPVVTHEGLDADRVELILDRTPFYAESGGQIADEGTISGTGASVAAKAAVTDVQKIAKTLWAHRINVESGEFVEGDTVTAAVDPKWRHGATQGHSGTHMVHAALRQVLGPTAVQAGSLNRPGYLRFDFNWQGALTDDQRTQIEEVTNEAVEADYQVNTFVTALDKAKAMGAMAMFGENYPDQVRVVDIGGPFSLELCGGTHVRNSAQIGPVTILGESSVGSGIRRVEAYVGLESFRHLAKERALMAGLASSLKVPSEEVPARVANLVERLKAAEKELDKARLANARAAAANAAAGAETIGKVRVVAQRMAGGMSGGDLRTLVGDIKGKLGSDPAVIALIAEGEDDAVPFVVAVNPAAQDLGLRANELVKPFSAAVNGRGGGKVDMAQGSGKGAAGIDAALAALRAEIGRG
- the ruvX gene encoding Holliday junction resolvase RuvX, with product MSDTVDDRLPDRPGDDDPGRGRRIGIDVGTVRIGVASCDPDGILATPVETVQRDKRDRSGRHLRRLVTLIGEYEAVEVVVGLPRTLADRAGSSALDAIELADLLARRIAPIPVRLADERLTTVSAQRSLREAGVRAKGQKAMIDQAAAVGILQSWLDQRRAALAARGEGMDG
- a CDS encoding endolytic transglycosylase MltG, which translates into the protein MAEKWGADKAKPEVVGPPRRGLSKAERARKARNDRKRRVTRGFSIAALIVVLIGAVFLGSRLWHGMSGSSGDYAGDGVADVVIQVHDGDSTTAIAKTLQEKKVVATVKAFVDAAHKNEAISAIQPGFYKVRTEIPAANAVERLADPDSRVGKLTIPEGRQLDDTADVKTKAVTEGIFTLISQASCVELDGEKRCVPVDELRTAAQTAPAAALAVPDWAAAPVAAMPNDHRRLEGLIAPGTWNVDPAGTAQDILSTLVAGSATLYTQSGLLDTAAAMQMSPYQILTVGSLVQREAKPQDFSKVARVIYNRLAEHRKLEFDSTVNYPLDRQEVATTDDDRAKVTPWNTYMSQGLPQTPICSPGTDALAAAERPAEGDWLYFVTIDLQGTTLFTRDYDQHLANIELAQHNGVLDSAR
- a CDS encoding shikimate dehydrogenase, whose product is MPDRRLAAVQGRPDTGRKAAVLGSPITHSRSPQLHLAAYRALGLPSWTYDRIECTAEQLPGLVSSLGPEWVGLSVTMPGKFAALEFADQRTERAELVGSANTLLRLPTGGWRADNTDVDGVVGALGTAGDSALVIGSGGTAPAAVVALAELGVQRITIVARDEGKASRLVELAGRCGAQGSWCDIGGSALTDAVATADAAVSTIPADAAAAYAGTLAGVPRVLDAIYDPWPTPLAQAVEEAGGEAINGLQMLLNQAFAQVEQFTGMPAPKEAMRAALD